Proteins from one Malaya genurostris strain Urasoe2022 chromosome 2, Malgen_1.1, whole genome shotgun sequence genomic window:
- the LOC131429701 gene encoding cyclin-Y-like protein 1, with the protein MGNKNSCCSYSSPPPTRKTKETPVFEEHLPEGELSTNNLQHISEREGDDGEHDPSVDPSAGTMFLERSKQSLENGMTRKRSQHQIAPQGGTILKKSSSCSTIYLDDSTVSQPNLKNTVKCVSLAIYYHIKTRNSERRIDIFDEKLHPLTRDPVPDDYDQHNPEHRQIYKFVRTLFNAAQLTAECAIITLIYLERLLTYAELDIAPCNWKRIVLGAILLASKVWDDQAVWNVDYCQILKDITVEDMNELERQFLELLQFNINVPSSVYAKYYFDLRTLAEANELSFPTEPLSKERAQKLEAMSRVMQDKATAEALKNGMKKWSSIDNIHQQGNVRRSVAILS; encoded by the coding sequence ATGGGTAACAAAAATTCGTGCTGCTCGTACTCGAGTCCACCGCCGACGCGGAAAACCAAGGAGACGCCAGTGTTCGAGGAGCATTTGCCTGAAGGTGAACTCTCGACTAATAACTTGCAACACATCTCAGAGCGGGAAGGTGACGATGGTGAGCATGACCCATCGGTAGATCCCTCGGCGGGGACAATGTTCCTGGAACGATCCAAACAAAGCCTAGAGAATGGAATGACCAGGAAAAGGTCTCAGCATCAGATAGCTCCCCAGGGAGGAACCATCCTGAAGAAGAGTAGTTCTTGTTCGACCATCTATTTAGATGACTCGACTGTATCACAGCCGAACCTCAAAAATACGGTGAAATGTGTTTCTCTGGCAATTTACTACCACATCAAAACCCGTAACAGCGAGCGACGGATAGATATCTTCGACGAGAAACTACATCCGCTGACCCGGGATCCGGTGCCGGATGATTACGACCAGCACAACCCGGAACATCGACAAATCTACAAATTCGTTCGGACGCTGTTCAACGCCGCCCAACTGACAGCGGAATGTGCCATCATCACTCTGATATACTTGGAAAGACTACTAACGTACGCCGAGCTAGACATCGCTCCATGCAACTGGAAACGAATAGTTCTCGGTGCTATCCTGCTCGCCTCGAAGGTATGGGATGATCAGGCCGTGTGGAACGTGGACTACTGCCAGATCCTGAAGGACATCACGGTTGAAGATATGAACGAGTTGGAAAGACAATTTCTCGAATTGCTACAGTTCAACATCAACGTACCGTCATCGGTGTACGCTAAGTACTACTTCGATCTGCGAACGCTAGCGGAAGCAAACGAACTCTCATTCCCGACTGAGCCCCTCTCGAAGGAACGGGCCCAGAAACTGGAAGCCATGTCCCGGGTAATGCAGGACAAAGCTACCGCGGAAGCACTGAAGAACGGCATGAAAAAGTGGTCCTCCATTGATAACATCCACCAGCAGGGCAACGTGCGGCGTAGTGTGGCCATCCTGTCGTGA